From Natrinema salaciae, the proteins below share one genomic window:
- a CDS encoding NADPH-dependent FMN reductase, whose product MTTSRTNPNVIAVCGSLRDESRTRIATNEVLTAAAEGGATTELIDLRSYDLPRLHADETDVPDAERLRESVVQADSVLLGTPNYHGSYSGALKNALDYCRRDDFEGTTVGLLEVAAGDFPGSALGHLRAVSRTLRAWTLPTEVAIPNSQTVITDDGISDSDIAERARRLGHELVAYAGMSSYPELNQLSAAPTADFGADN is encoded by the coding sequence ATGACAACGAGCCGAACAAATCCGAACGTGATCGCAGTCTGTGGCAGTTTGCGTGACGAAAGCCGGACGCGAATCGCCACGAACGAGGTACTCACAGCCGCGGCTGAGGGTGGTGCGACGACAGAACTGATCGACCTACGATCGTACGACCTGCCGAGATTACACGCCGACGAGACGGACGTCCCGGACGCGGAGAGACTCCGAGAATCCGTCGTACAGGCCGATAGTGTCCTTCTCGGGACGCCCAACTACCACGGGTCCTACTCGGGTGCACTCAAAAACGCTCTGGACTACTGTCGGCGTGACGACTTCGAGGGAACGACTGTCGGCCTGCTCGAAGTCGCAGCAGGGGACTTCCCTGGCTCCGCACTCGGACACCTCCGGGCCGTTAGTCGGACGCTCCGCGCGTGGACCCTGCCGACGGAGGTTGCGATTCCCAATTCGCAGACAGTAATCACCGACGATGGAATCAGCGATTCCGACATCGCCGAGCGAGCGCGGCGACTCGGGCACGAACTCGTCGCCTACGCAGGCATGTCGAGCTACCCGGAATTAAACCAGCTGTCAGCCGCCCCCACGGCTGACTTCGGGGCAGACAACTAA
- a CDS encoding NADP-dependent oxidoreductase, translating into MDALVYEDVPRPEPNSDELLVRVHAAGVNPLDWLICRGALPEVRDEPLPWIPGWDLSGVVVSVGDDVTAFERGDAVCGMVRPPGAGGTFAEYATMSTAEVTAKPASLSHTDAAGVPMAGQTAFHALYETGGLEPGQRVLVHGAAGGVGHMAIQLAKNTGAHVIGTASGRNEQFLRDLGVDEFVNYREERFEAILDDVDIVLDAIGGEVLERSVDVTQPGGVVVTLPEQPSEDGIERCRTEDDVAVRFFDVLTESDPAILRQVATHVEAGVLEPTISDTYPLANTQEALEQSADGHVRGKLVVGVIDDE; encoded by the coding sequence ATGGACGCGCTGGTCTACGAAGATGTCCCCCGACCCGAACCGAACAGCGACGAACTGCTCGTGCGTGTCCACGCAGCTGGCGTAAATCCACTCGACTGGCTCATCTGCCGCGGAGCACTCCCGGAGGTACGCGACGAACCGCTTCCGTGGATCCCCGGTTGGGACCTCTCAGGCGTCGTCGTGTCTGTCGGGGATGACGTGACGGCGTTTGAACGGGGTGACGCCGTCTGCGGCATGGTGCGACCGCCCGGTGCTGGCGGCACGTTTGCCGAATACGCGACGATGAGTACCGCGGAAGTCACGGCGAAGCCGGCATCGCTTTCGCACACCGATGCTGCGGGCGTTCCAATGGCAGGCCAGACCGCCTTTCACGCCCTCTATGAGACCGGCGGACTCGAGCCCGGACAGCGGGTTCTCGTCCACGGGGCGGCCGGTGGCGTCGGTCACATGGCCATCCAGTTGGCGAAGAATACCGGAGCGCATGTGATCGGCACCGCCTCGGGACGAAACGAGCAGTTCCTCCGCGATCTCGGCGTTGACGAGTTCGTCAACTACCGCGAGGAGCGATTCGAAGCCATCCTCGACGATGTAGATATCGTCCTCGATGCCATCGGTGGCGAAGTCCTAGAACGGTCGGTCGACGTTACTCAGCCAGGTGGTGTGGTCGTCACGCTCCCGGAGCAACCGTCAGAAGACGGTATCGAGCGATGCCGGACAGAGGACGACGTTGCAGTCCGCTTCTTCGATGTTCTCACGGAGTCAGATCCGGCAATACTTCGACAGGTGGCTACCCACGTTGAAGCGGGCGTTCTCGAGCCCACGATCAGTGATACGTATCCACTCGCTAACACACAGGAGGCACTCGAACAGAGTGCAGACGGCCACGTTCGTGGTAAACTCGTCGTAGGGGTGATCGACGACGAATAA
- a CDS encoding MmgE/PrpD family protein — MATTEELSRFVQAVSIEAFSEDTREELKKRILDSVGIGINALGAEPVDVVHRTVQRANPGDDCTLWGRGESASPVGAAMHNTALTRYLDFMDSFLAPGETPHPSDNIGAIVAAGEAVDASGEELLEGIGVAYEVQGELAWNAPVRDKGWDHVTHTVISAACGVAKVLDLDAETTRDAIGIAGTAHNALRVTRTGGINEWKGIASANAARNAVYAALLASDGMEGPKNLFEGQKGWKQVISGEFEVDLDPGCTRVHDVMTKRYVAETYAQSAVEGVIELAEREDLTGSDVTLVDLETFAGAKLIIGGGEGDRHTVETKAQADHSLPYMLAAALLDREMGNAQYGPERITRDDVQYLLRHVTVEANEAFTERFEAGEMPARVTVELEDGTTHVVEKDAFQGHPTNPMRWDQIESKFHDTAGTVLDDGRRDDVVATVRELESRTVDDLVTLLT; from the coding sequence ATGGCGACGACCGAAGAGCTCTCCAGGTTCGTTCAGGCGGTCTCCATCGAAGCGTTCTCCGAGGACACGCGGGAGGAACTGAAAAAGCGCATACTCGATTCGGTCGGGATCGGGATCAACGCCCTCGGGGCGGAGCCGGTGGACGTCGTCCATCGGACGGTCCAGCGAGCGAACCCCGGCGACGACTGCACGCTCTGGGGGCGTGGCGAGTCCGCGTCGCCGGTCGGCGCCGCGATGCACAACACGGCGCTGACGCGCTATCTCGACTTCATGGATTCCTTTCTCGCGCCCGGCGAAACGCCCCACCCGAGCGACAACATCGGAGCCATCGTCGCCGCAGGCGAGGCCGTCGACGCCTCCGGCGAGGAACTCCTCGAGGGGATCGGCGTCGCCTACGAGGTTCAGGGCGAACTCGCCTGGAACGCGCCGGTCCGGGACAAGGGGTGGGACCACGTGACCCACACGGTCATCTCGGCGGCCTGCGGCGTCGCGAAGGTGCTCGACCTCGACGCCGAGACGACCAGGGACGCCATCGGCATCGCCGGGACCGCCCACAACGCCCTCCGCGTGACCCGCACCGGCGGCATCAACGAGTGGAAGGGCATCGCATCGGCCAACGCCGCCCGTAACGCCGTCTACGCGGCCCTGCTGGCCAGTGACGGAATGGAGGGGCCGAAGAACCTCTTCGAGGGACAGAAGGGGTGGAAACAGGTGATCAGCGGCGAGTTCGAGGTCGACCTCGACCCCGGCTGCACGAGGGTGCACGACGTCATGACGAAGCGGTACGTCGCCGAGACGTACGCCCAGTCCGCCGTCGAGGGCGTTATCGAACTGGCCGAACGGGAAGATCTCACCGGCAGCGACGTCACGCTCGTCGATTTAGAAACGTTCGCCGGCGCGAAGCTCATCATCGGTGGTGGCGAAGGTGATCGCCACACGGTCGAGACGAAGGCGCAGGCCGACCACTCGCTCCCGTATATGTTAGCAGCAGCGCTACTCGACCGGGAGATGGGCAACGCACAGTACGGGCCGGAGCGCATCACCCGCGACGACGTCCAGTACCTCCTCCGGCACGTCACCGTAGAAGCGAACGAGGCGTTCACCGAACGGTTCGAAGCCGGGGAGATGCCCGCTCGCGTGACGGTCGAACTCGAGGACGGCACCACCCACGTGGTCGAAAAAGACGCCTTCCAGGGCCATCCGACGAACCCGATGCGTTGGGATCAGATCGAGTCGAAATTCCACGACACGGCCGGCACTGTCCTCGACGATGGTCGCCGAGACGACGTCGTCGCGACGGTCAGGGAGCTGGAATCACGGACCGTCGACGACCTCGTCACCCTGTTGACGTGA
- a CDS encoding phosphosulfolactate synthase produces MVDRTFEFLHHNEREEKPREKGITEIRGPYYDPMGPRELRDILETMGQYVDIYKFSGGSFALMPEAAVTELIDVCHEFDVKVSTGGFVENVLIRDNDKIEQYFEEAERLGFDIVELSSGFLAIGTDDMVRMTELVADDYEIQPKPEINVQFGAGGATDPEILEEQGQQDPEQAIEEGRRHLEAGADLLMVEAEGITEEVTEWRTDVAYQIANELGIENLVFEAPGPEMFEWYIKNFGPEINLFVDNSQIVELECMRSGLWGKATTWGRTVTWKGDDE; encoded by the coding sequence ATGGTAGATCGCACGTTCGAGTTCCTGCATCACAACGAGCGCGAGGAGAAGCCTCGAGAGAAGGGAATCACGGAGATCCGGGGGCCGTACTACGACCCGATGGGGCCGCGCGAACTCCGCGATATACTGGAGACGATGGGGCAGTACGTCGACATCTACAAGTTCAGCGGCGGATCGTTCGCGTTGATGCCCGAAGCGGCGGTGACGGAGTTGATCGACGTCTGCCACGAGTTCGACGTGAAGGTGTCCACGGGCGGGTTCGTCGAGAACGTCCTCATCCGTGACAACGACAAAATCGAGCAGTACTTCGAGGAAGCCGAACGGCTCGGCTTCGACATCGTCGAGCTATCGAGCGGATTCCTCGCCATCGGTACCGACGACATGGTTCGAATGACGGAACTCGTGGCCGACGACTACGAGATCCAGCCCAAACCGGAGATCAACGTCCAGTTCGGCGCTGGCGGTGCCACCGACCCGGAGATCTTGGAGGAGCAGGGCCAGCAGGATCCCGAGCAGGCCATCGAAGAGGGTCGTCGGCACCTGGAGGCGGGCGCAGACCTGCTGATGGTCGAGGCCGAAGGTATCACCGAGGAGGTCACCGAGTGGCGAACGGACGTCGCCTACCAGATCGCGAACGAACTGGGGATCGAGAACCTCGTGTTCGAGGCCCCGGGCCCGGAGATGTTCGAGTGGTACATCAAGAACTTCGGTCCCGAGATCAATCTGTTCGTCGACAACTCCCAGATCGTCGAACTGGAGTGCATGCGCTCCGGCCTCTGGGGGAAGGCGACCACCTGGGGGCGAACCGTCACCTGGAAAGGCGACGACGAATAG
- a CDS encoding ABC transporter ATP-binding protein, with protein sequence MPRPSAAADTPHSEELAPESASRSAVDETAASEEAEPVREAATSTSSSGSAMDGRDVAVSVTGLRKRFGDGPEAITAVDDVTLDIETGSIVGLLGPNGAGKTTLIKSILGMVLPEEGTVRIRGVDLHDRPREAYAHVDAMLEGARNDYWRLTVRENLRYFATISGVDPDSVSERHDRLLAQLGLTEKADVPVRDLSRGMKQKVSLASVLAGGAKVVFLDEPTLGLDIESSRTLQRELRRLVEEEALTVVLSSHDMDVVETVCDRVLVMSDGEIVADDTVDALLHGTDLHHIQITSGDLDAAIVSTLRNRFDTISVESRDRGARIDVTTDSDGLYELLDRLRAEDVTLERVRTIEPDLEDVFVDLTTVEGRDR encoded by the coding sequence ATGCCGAGGCCCAGTGCGGCGGCTGATACCCCGCACAGTGAGGAGTTAGCTCCGGAATCGGCCAGCCGTTCAGCGGTCGACGAGACGGCCGCCAGTGAGGAGGCCGAGCCGGTTCGTGAAGCCGCTACCAGTACCAGTAGTAGCGGTTCGGCGATGGACGGCCGCGACGTCGCCGTTTCCGTAACCGGTCTGCGCAAGCGGTTCGGCGACGGTCCGGAGGCGATCACCGCCGTGGACGACGTCACCCTCGACATCGAAACCGGGTCGATCGTGGGACTGTTAGGCCCGAACGGGGCCGGGAAGACGACGCTCATCAAATCGATTCTCGGGATGGTGCTGCCGGAGGAGGGGACCGTTCGGATTCGGGGCGTCGACCTCCACGATCGGCCACGAGAAGCGTACGCCCACGTCGATGCGATGCTCGAGGGGGCGCGCAACGATTACTGGCGGTTGACCGTCCGGGAGAATCTCCGGTACTTCGCCACGATCAGCGGCGTCGATCCGGATTCGGTGAGCGAGCGCCACGACCGGCTGCTGGCGCAGTTGGGGCTCACGGAGAAAGCGGACGTTCCCGTCCGCGACTTATCGCGCGGGATGAAGCAGAAAGTGTCGTTAGCGAGCGTTCTCGCGGGGGGAGCGAAGGTCGTGTTCCTCGACGAGCCGACGCTGGGGTTGGATATCGAGAGCTCGCGGACCCTCCAGCGGGAACTACGACGACTCGTCGAGGAGGAGGCGCTGACCGTCGTCCTCAGCAGTCACGACATGGACGTCGTCGAGACGGTGTGTGATCGCGTCCTCGTGATGTCCGACGGAGAGATCGTCGCGGACGACACCGTCGATGCCCTGCTTCACGGGACCGATCTGCACCACATACAGATCACGAGCGGCGATCTCGACGCGGCGATCGTTTCGACGCTCCGGAACAGATTCGACACGATCAGCGTCGAGTCGCGCGATCGTGGCGCCCGGATCGACGTGACGACGGATAGCGACGGGCTCTACGAGTTGCTGGATCGACTCCGCGCCGAGGACGTGACACTCGAGCGCGTACGGACGATCGAGCCGGACCTCGAGGACGTGTTCGTCGACCTGACGACGGTCGAAGGGAGGGATCGATAA
- a CDS encoding ABC transporter permease — protein sequence MSHGRDAAAAPRKAGYSHLARAVLYREVLLFVRYPANAIGGIVVSLFFFGVLFYGGQMVAGQALTDSIEGIIVGYFLWTLSVGAYSSISNDIGSEVQWGTLERHVMSPFGFAPVVLLKGVAKIVRTFITSTVILVVMIGITGTTLELHLFTIAVIATLSIVSVLGLGLAAGGVTVLYKQIGNWLNLLQFGFIVLISAPAFDLGWMRFLPLALGSALLQRTMIDGVRLWEFAPTELGLLFGIAVAYVALGYTVFQYATSRARRLGVLGDY from the coding sequence ATGTCACACGGTCGTGACGCGGCCGCCGCGCCGCGGAAGGCGGGCTACTCTCACCTCGCACGTGCCGTACTGTACCGCGAGGTTCTGCTCTTCGTCCGCTATCCCGCGAACGCGATCGGCGGTATCGTCGTCTCCCTGTTCTTCTTCGGGGTCCTCTTCTACGGTGGGCAAATGGTCGCCGGGCAAGCGCTCACCGACTCGATCGAGGGGATCATCGTCGGCTACTTCCTGTGGACGCTGTCGGTGGGCGCGTACTCCTCCATCTCGAACGACATCGGGAGCGAGGTGCAGTGGGGGACCCTCGAGCGCCACGTGATGTCGCCGTTCGGATTCGCGCCCGTCGTGCTACTGAAAGGGGTCGCGAAGATCGTTCGGACGTTCATCACCTCGACGGTGATCCTGGTGGTGATGATCGGTATCACCGGGACGACGCTCGAGTTGCATCTGTTCACCATCGCCGTCATCGCGACGCTTAGCATCGTCTCGGTGCTCGGGCTCGGGCTCGCGGCCGGCGGCGTGACTGTCCTCTACAAGCAGATCGGCAACTGGCTCAATCTGCTCCAGTTCGGGTTCATCGTGCTCATTTCCGCGCCCGCGTTCGACCTCGGGTGGATGCGGTTTCTCCCCCTCGCCCTCGGCAGCGCCCTCCTCCAGCGCACGATGATCGACGGCGTCCGGCTCTGGGAGTTCGCTCCGACCGAGCTCGGGCTGCTGTTCGGCATCGCTGTCGCCTACGTGGCGCTGGGGTATACGGTCTTTCAGTACGCGACCAGCCGGGCGAGACGACTCGGCGTTCTCGGCGATTACTGA
- a CDS encoding PKD domain-containing protein produces the protein MKRTRRTVLRDVSLLTAALAGAGTVAADDVPAWDAETVYTSGDRVVHDGSVWEAQWWTRGDEPGSREWGPWERVEDVPEEPTPPEGPTASIAVSETPVAPTESIVFDAADSTGEIDAYEWDFGDGTEAAGDVVEHAYDEAGEYGVELVVTDTDGRTDAATTTVSIEERDADPDDITADTTIVEFYEDYDERYVPELFDIWMPDDASDYGADTDAIRNNVDDGSLEFGSLGTQALPWVQQFDDAGLPRHASSQLLPWLSVLPEETETPTFQGSGRSVAWDQTAGPTAATNDPSTFVQSQWPTDAIGEADEEVAERDAVHNQPQHRDDWDSHFSLPDEILYNHDNQLLDTIANDVHPVTGDPLGGDGFTANAPMDVTAEVHADGWSGHQVLVFENTGPVPYHLDGAVIWWVGPSKYGNTMSAGHYNNEQRPEPGVGHPQRDIIEVVLDDEHMPDRYEGEDVDLSAFAVRLAFHDSPYMFRTAYPGQYWSLEIRTGDNLGGRYQGDDDRQRLVDTMVDTCHVELRRDLDIERNTELVETIELTNRVAN, from the coding sequence ATGAAACGAACGCGCAGAACCGTTCTCCGTGATGTATCGCTACTTACCGCCGCGCTCGCCGGCGCGGGCACCGTTGCGGCCGACGACGTTCCCGCGTGGGATGCCGAAACCGTCTACACGAGCGGTGACCGGGTCGTCCACGACGGCTCCGTCTGGGAAGCCCAGTGGTGGACCCGGGGGGACGAACCCGGCTCGCGGGAGTGGGGGCCGTGGGAACGCGTCGAGGACGTCCCCGAGGAGCCGACGCCGCCCGAGGGGCCGACGGCGTCGATCGCCGTCAGCGAGACGCCGGTCGCGCCGACCGAGTCGATCGTGTTCGACGCCGCCGACTCGACGGGCGAGATCGACGCCTACGAGTGGGACTTCGGCGACGGCACCGAAGCCGCTGGCGACGTGGTCGAGCACGCCTACGACGAGGCCGGCGAGTACGGTGTCGAACTCGTCGTCACCGATACCGACGGTCGCACGGACGCCGCGACCACCACGGTCAGCATCGAAGAGCGAGACGCCGATCCCGACGACATCACGGCCGACACCACGATCGTCGAGTTCTACGAGGACTACGACGAGCGGTACGTGCCCGAACTGTTCGACATCTGGATGCCGGACGACGCATCGGACTACGGTGCGGACACGGACGCGATTCGAAACAACGTCGACGACGGCTCCCTCGAGTTCGGATCGCTAGGCACGCAGGCGCTCCCGTGGGTCCAGCAGTTCGACGACGCCGGCCTTCCGCGACACGCCAGTTCACAGCTCCTGCCGTGGCTTTCGGTACTGCCCGAGGAGACGGAGACGCCGACGTTCCAGGGCAGCGGCCGCAGCGTGGCGTGGGACCAGACGGCCGGCCCGACTGCGGCGACCAACGATCCGTCCACGTTCGTCCAGTCACAGTGGCCCACGGACGCGATCGGCGAAGCAGACGAGGAAGTCGCCGAACGGGATGCCGTCCACAACCAGCCACAGCACCGGGACGACTGGGACTCGCACTTCTCCCTCCCGGACGAAATCCTGTACAACCACGACAATCAGCTGCTCGATACCATCGCGAACGACGTCCATCCCGTGACCGGCGACCCGCTGGGCGGTGACGGGTTCACTGCGAACGCGCCCATGGACGTCACAGCAGAAGTTCACGCCGACGGCTGGAGCGGACATCAGGTTCTCGTCTTCGAGAACACCGGCCCGGTCCCGTACCACCTCGACGGGGCGGTCATCTGGTGGGTCGGCCCGTCGAAGTACGGCAACACGATGTCCGCGGGTCACTACAACAACGAACAGCGACCGGAACCCGGCGTCGGTCACCCACAGCGAGACATCATCGAGGTCGTGCTCGACGACGAGCACATGCCCGACCGCTACGAGGGCGAGGACGTCGACCTCTCGGCGTTTGCCGTCCGGCTGGCGTTCCACGACTCGCCGTACATGTTTCGGACCGCCTACCCCGGCCAGTACTGGTCGCTCGAGATCCGCACCGGCGATAACCTGGGCGGGCGCTACCAGGGTGACGACGACCGGCAGCGACTCGTCGACACGATGGTCGATACGTGTCACGTCGAACTCAGGCGCGACCTCGACATCGAGCGCAACACCGAACTCGTCGAAACGATCGAGCTCACGAACCGGGTTGCGAACTGA
- a CDS encoding PKD domain-containing protein, which translates to MKPTRRTLLRTVSTLTAGLAGATTVSATESPPQWDPDTVYTDGDRVGYDGVIWEAQWWTRGNEPGASEWGPWERIEDAPDDPDPEPPEGPTASIVVSDAAPEPGQTVEFDAGESAGDLTSFGWDFGDGTGATGAVVSHAFETAGEYTVELTVTDAAGATDADSVSVSVEEHASPPGDTGAIPDSVFAPYHHMNTDPTTAPAEWADLAGTNYFHLAFVLGTGDGTPAWDGNPNQAVGETSFGDEIRDLQARGGQAIISFGGATGNYLASDYDDPHALADAFESVVDEYDCPYIDIDDEAPNGSVVDLRNEALSILQDRRPDVHVGYTVRTRVTGIADTEIITNAIDNGVEIEYVNLMTMNWGWVRTSAENCIQCAEGAHDQLQEWFPDKSDAELYDMIGITPMIGVQNSGEPFYPDDAAEVRSYAEEHDIGLLSFWSIERDNPGNGLDSEHSGVDQEPFEFSENFNGFTAE; encoded by the coding sequence ATGAAACCGACACGCCGCACGCTGCTTCGCACAGTATCGACGCTCACCGCCGGACTGGCCGGTGCGACGACGGTGAGTGCGACCGAATCGCCGCCTCAGTGGGACCCCGATACCGTCTACACGGATGGTGATCGGGTCGGCTACGACGGGGTCATTTGGGAGGCCCAGTGGTGGACGCGAGGGAACGAACCCGGCGCATCCGAGTGGGGGCCGTGGGAACGGATCGAGGACGCACCCGACGACCCGGACCCCGAACCGCCCGAGGGACCGACCGCGTCCATCGTCGTCAGCGACGCGGCGCCCGAGCCGGGGCAGACGGTCGAGTTCGATGCCGGCGAATCGGCCGGCGACCTCACGTCGTTCGGCTGGGACTTCGGCGACGGCACCGGGGCCACCGGTGCGGTCGTTTCGCACGCGTTCGAGACGGCGGGCGAGTACACCGTCGAACTGACCGTCACCGATGCCGCCGGCGCGACCGACGCCGACTCCGTTTCCGTCTCCGTCGAGGAGCACGCGTCGCCACCGGGCGACACCGGGGCAATCCCGGACAGCGTGTTCGCCCCGTATCACCACATGAACACCGACCCGACCACCGCGCCCGCGGAGTGGGCCGATCTGGCCGGAACGAACTACTTCCATCTGGCGTTCGTGCTGGGGACGGGTGATGGAACGCCGGCGTGGGACGGCAACCCGAACCAGGCCGTCGGAGAGACGTCGTTCGGCGACGAGATCCGGGATCTCCAGGCGCGGGGCGGTCAGGCCATCATCTCCTTCGGCGGGGCGACCGGCAACTACCTCGCGTCGGATTACGACGATCCGCACGCGCTGGCCGACGCGTTCGAGTCGGTCGTCGACGAGTACGACTGTCCGTACATCGACATCGACGACGAGGCACCCAACGGGAGCGTCGTCGACCTGCGAAACGAGGCGCTGTCGATCCTACAGGATCGGCGTCCCGATGTCCACGTCGGCTACACCGTCCGTACGCGCGTCACCGGCATCGCGGACACCGAAATCATCACGAACGCGATCGACAACGGCGTCGAGATCGAGTACGTCAACCTGATGACGATGAACTGGGGCTGGGTGCGTACCAGCGCCGAGAACTGCATCCAGTGCGCCGAGGGAGCTCACGACCAGCTCCAGGAGTGGTTCCCCGACAAATCGGACGCCGAGCTGTACGATATGATCGGCATCACGCCGATGATCGGCGTCCAGAACTCGGGCGAGCCGTTCTACCCCGACGACGCCGCCGAGGTCCGGTCGTACGCCGAGGAACACGATATCGGTCTCCTGTCGTTCTGGTCGATCGAACGCGACAACCCCGGAAACGGCCTGGATTCCGAACACAGCGGCGTCGATCAGGAGCCCTTCGAGTTCTCCGAGAACTTCAACGGATTCACCGCGGAGTAG
- a CDS encoding S8 family serine peptidase, which yields MVNNPDCPDRRDVLRSLGAIGSITALGGLTAAQPGRDPGPKPNELLVSTAPTTSTASVRRTVTTQLPADASVVHRNDTLGYFAVEVPDDASTRAGSNVVRSLERTDGVAFVEENGTYYAFDEVDTDRRTPDDPDFSQQYAPQQVNAPDAWETTLGSADVTIAVVDTGTDYDHPDLRDQFGSNPGTDPAGDTDDPAARGAEHGTHVSGIASATTDNGDGVAGISNSHLYSVRVLGDGGGSWSDIADGIQWAVDNGADIINLSLGAPQRSGVVERAINYAYDNGTLPIAAAGNGGPCTDCVSYPAAYSNCVAVSALDSSENLARFSNTGPEIDVAAPGVDVLSTVPNGGYESLSGTSMASPVVAGVAALGLAATPEWGPSELRSALEESAVDVGLPANEQGAGRVDAANLVGEDGDQPAEVTAVADASPTTVEPGETITFDGGDSSGPIDVYEWEFGDGASATGQTVTHSYDDEGEYTAILTVTGGSGSDSDSVAVTADGTGDPPGDCGDYPAYDNGTVYETGDRVAYDGAVWEATIDVMTVPPSHDSWRWSHVTDC from the coding sequence ATGGTAAACAACCCAGACTGCCCCGACAGACGGGACGTACTCCGGAGCCTCGGAGCGATCGGCAGTATCACAGCACTCGGCGGTCTGACGGCCGCACAGCCCGGACGCGATCCGGGACCGAAACCGAACGAACTGCTGGTCAGTACGGCTCCGACGACGAGTACGGCATCCGTACGGCGCACGGTAACGACCCAACTCCCCGCAGACGCAAGCGTCGTCCACCGAAACGATACGCTCGGCTACTTCGCCGTGGAGGTACCCGACGATGCGAGCACACGAGCGGGGTCGAACGTCGTTCGGAGCCTCGAGCGAACCGACGGTGTGGCGTTCGTCGAGGAGAACGGGACCTACTATGCGTTCGACGAGGTGGACACGGACCGGCGCACCCCCGACGATCCCGACTTCTCCCAGCAGTACGCCCCCCAGCAGGTGAACGCGCCGGACGCGTGGGAAACGACGCTCGGCTCGGCGGACGTGACGATCGCCGTCGTCGACACGGGCACCGATTACGACCATCCCGATCTTCGGGACCAGTTCGGTTCGAATCCGGGGACCGACCCCGCAGGCGACACCGACGATCCGGCCGCACGCGGAGCGGAGCACGGGACACACGTCTCCGGCATCGCGTCGGCGACCACGGACAACGGCGATGGGGTTGCTGGGATTTCGAACTCGCACCTCTATTCGGTGCGTGTCCTCGGCGACGGCGGCGGTTCCTGGAGCGACATCGCCGACGGTATCCAGTGGGCTGTGGACAACGGTGCCGACATCATCAACCTGAGCCTCGGCGCGCCACAGCGAAGCGGTGTGGTCGAACGCGCGATCAACTACGCGTACGACAACGGGACGCTGCCGATCGCCGCAGCGGGGAACGGCGGTCCGTGTACGGACTGTGTCTCCTACCCGGCGGCGTACTCGAACTGCGTCGCTGTGTCGGCACTCGACTCCTCGGAGAACCTCGCGCGCTTCAGCAACACCGGCCCGGAGATCGACGTCGCAGCACCGGGCGTCGACGTCCTCTCGACCGTCCCAAACGGCGGCTACGAGAGCCTGTCGGGAACGTCGATGGCGTCGCCCGTCGTTGCGGGCGTCGCCGCACTCGGACTGGCAGCCACCCCCGAATGGGGGCCAAGCGAACTGCGTTCCGCGCTCGAGGAGTCGGCCGTCGACGTCGGACTTCCCGCAAACGAACAGGGTGCGGGCCGGGTCGACGCCGCCAACCTCGTCGGCGAGGACGGCGACCAACCGGCGGAAGTAACGGCCGTTGCGGACGCGTCACCGACGACCGTCGAACCGGGAGAGACCATCACGTTCGACGGGGGAGACTCGTCCGGACCGATCGATGTCTACGAGTGGGAGTTCGGTGACGGTGCCTCGGCGACCGGTCAGACGGTGACTCACAGCTACGACGACGAGGGTGAGTACACCGCGATCTTGACCGTGACTGGCGGCAGCGGGAGCGACAGCGATTCGGTCGCCGTCACCGCCGACGGCACCGGTGATCCGCCCGGCGACTGCGGCGACTATCCGGCGTACGACAACGGGACGGTCTACGAAACCGGCGATCGTGTCGCCTACGACGGTGCCGTCTGGGAGGCCACGATAGATGTGATGACGGTTCCGCCGAGTCACGATAGCTGGCGGTGGTCACACGTCACGGACTGTTGA